A genomic region of Candidatus Dormiibacterota bacterium contains the following coding sequences:
- a CDS encoding response regulator transcription factor, whose protein sequence is MQSHRKTRVLVADDHTIVRQGLRAILEAERDIEVVGEAADGREAVRKGLTLKPDVVVMDVSMPRMNGLEATTRIVKECPAIRVVALTMHSSEEYVYSLLKAGARGYLLKESVSSDLVEAIHAVVGGGTYLHPSISTKVVDGYLKRPHPRTRTGMLDVLTPREREILQLIAEGHTNKEIARVLVLSVKTIENHRTRIMDKLEIHNVAGLTRYAISHGIATAAPRPERQRAPSSD, encoded by the coding sequence ATGCAGAGCCACAGAAAGACGCGCGTGCTGGTGGCGGACGATCACACGATCGTGCGCCAGGGCCTGCGGGCCATTCTCGAGGCGGAGAGGGACATCGAGGTGGTCGGGGAAGCCGCCGACGGGCGTGAGGCGGTGCGCAAGGGGCTGACGCTGAAGCCGGATGTGGTGGTCATGGACGTGAGCATGCCGCGCATGAACGGCCTCGAGGCCACGACGCGCATCGTCAAGGAGTGCCCGGCGATCCGGGTGGTCGCCCTCACCATGCACAGCAGCGAGGAGTACGTCTACTCGCTCCTGAAGGCGGGAGCGCGGGGTTACCTCCTCAAGGAATCGGTCTCCTCCGACCTGGTCGAGGCGATCCACGCCGTCGTGGGGGGAGGAACCTACCTGCACCCCTCGATATCGACCAAGGTGGTCGACGGCTACCTCAAGCGGCCGCACCCGCGCACGCGCACCGGGATGCTGGATGTCCTGACGCCGCGCGAGCGCGAGATCCTGCAGCTCATCGCCGAGGGGCACACCAACAAGGAGATCGCGAGGGTCCTGGTGCTGTCGGTGAAGACGATCGAGAACCACCGCACGCGCATCATGGACAAGCTCGAGATCCACAATGTCGCGGGGCTGACGCGCTACGCCATCAGCCACGGCATCGCCACGGCGGCGCCGCGGCCCGAGCGCCAGCGCGCGCCGTCGTCCGACTAG
- a CDS encoding GAF domain-containing sensor histidine kinase, whose translation MRRGRSPLQAARRDHDLRLMRSFYRISLLSSAQGRPFEIATRVLREFARTMRFRRAEIILLDRRHRLLRLASCGRVRAASLDPPGERLRDCPFGRSLVRRRQAVLHVGGGSGASQRRICHVRWLGVTSLFGAPLRGPGRPLGFLLADRGGQPFDLGATELEVATALAGVITEVVNGALAREAEARRQSGLLLLSQVGHAISAEESLPVLLPRLARVVRGVTKALGVVVALHDERAGEMEVAAMAGPPGQYSRGYRFSARPSSTTLSPRALRSGRPVVVPDLREAPDICAYWAEARTVLVLPIRCRGKILGTLRLEDARPRAFEEEDIRLHATIADQIGHAVRKARVIEALSRKQADLRAVSESLERRIEEDRRRIARELHDELAQSMTAAKINLGLLRNLTRGGAPEVGRAIRETESVVLRTIAETRRIAMDLRPSILDDLGLVPALRWYSDTFSRRTGVGVELQANGNGAPIDKDVNTLLFRFFQEALTNVARHARARQVRIGLNGHNGTLRAIVSDDGIGLRQAGMSHQGLGLIGMRERIERAGGALRIQSRPGRGTRLVAEIPIHAAAAGRGRSSRPAPVQAYEAGFP comes from the coding sequence ATGCGTCGGGGGAGGTCTCCGCTCCAGGCCGCGCGCCGCGATCATGACCTGAGGCTGATGCGCTCCTTCTACCGCATCTCGCTTCTGAGCTCCGCGCAGGGCAGGCCCTTCGAGATCGCCACCCGCGTGCTGCGCGAGTTCGCGCGCACCATGCGGTTCCGGCGGGCCGAGATCATCCTTCTCGACCGCCGCCATCGTCTTCTCAGGCTGGCGTCCTGCGGGCGCGTTCGCGCGGCGTCGCTCGACCCGCCGGGGGAGCGTCTGCGCGACTGTCCGTTCGGGCGGAGCCTGGTGCGCCGCCGGCAGGCGGTCCTGCACGTCGGCGGCGGCTCGGGTGCGTCGCAGCGGCGCATCTGCCACGTTCGGTGGCTCGGCGTGACCTCCCTGTTTGGCGCCCCGCTGCGCGGTCCGGGGCGGCCGCTCGGGTTCCTGCTGGCGGATCGGGGCGGGCAGCCGTTCGACCTGGGGGCGACCGAGCTCGAAGTCGCGACCGCGCTGGCCGGTGTCATCACCGAAGTCGTGAACGGGGCGCTGGCGCGCGAGGCCGAAGCGCGGCGCCAGTCGGGGCTGCTCCTGCTCAGCCAGGTGGGGCACGCCATCAGCGCTGAAGAGAGCCTTCCGGTCCTGCTGCCGCGCCTGGCCCGCGTGGTGCGGGGGGTGACGAAGGCCCTGGGGGTCGTGGTGGCGCTGCACGACGAGCGGGCGGGGGAGATGGAGGTCGCCGCCATGGCGGGACCGCCGGGGCAGTACTCGCGCGGATACCGGTTCTCGGCCCGCCCGAGCTCCACGACTTTGAGCCCGCGCGCCCTGCGCTCCGGCCGGCCGGTCGTGGTCCCCGATCTCCGGGAGGCGCCGGACATCTGCGCCTACTGGGCGGAAGCGCGCACGGTCCTGGTGCTCCCGATCCGGTGCAGGGGGAAGATCCTGGGGACGCTGAGGCTGGAGGACGCGCGGCCGCGGGCCTTCGAGGAGGAGGACATCCGGCTCCACGCCACGATCGCCGACCAGATCGGCCACGCCGTCAGGAAGGCGCGCGTCATCGAGGCGCTGAGCCGCAAGCAGGCCGACCTGCGGGCCGTGTCGGAGAGCCTCGAGCGCCGGATCGAAGAAGACCGGCGCCGCATCGCGCGCGAGCTGCACGACGAGCTGGCCCAGTCGATGACCGCGGCCAAGATCAACCTGGGGCTCCTGCGCAACCTGACCCGGGGCGGGGCGCCCGAGGTGGGTCGCGCCATCCGGGAGACGGAGAGCGTCGTGCTTCGCACGATCGCCGAGACGCGCCGCATCGCCATGGACCTGCGTCCGTCCATCCTGGACGACCTGGGGCTCGTGCCGGCCCTGCGCTGGTACTCCGACACGTTCTCGAGGCGCACCGGCGTGGGCGTCGAGCTGCAGGCGAACGGCAACGGCGCGCCGATCGACAAGGACGTCAACACCCTCCTGTTTCGCTTCTTCCAGGAGGCGCTCACCAACGTCGCCCGCCACGCGCGCGCCCGGCAGGTCCGCATCGGCCTGAACGGCCACAACGGGACCCTGCGGGCGATCGTCTCGGACGACGGCATCGGGCTGAGGCAGGCGGGGATGTCCCACCAGGGTCTGGGTCTCATCGGCATGCGCGAGCGGATCGAGCGGGCCGGGGGGGCGCTGCGCATCCAGTCCCGCCCGGGCCGGGGGACGCGTCTGGTCGCCGAGATCCCGATCCACGCGGCGGCCGCGGGGCGGGGACGGTCGAGCCGTCCGGCACCCGTCCAGGCGTACGAGGCAGGGTTTCCATGA
- the wecB gene encoding UDP-N-acetylglucosamine 2-epimerase (non-hydrolyzing), with protein sequence MKKRAPLRLLLVAGARPNFMKVAPLLRELRARPGLFEARLVHTGQHYDEAMSDIFFEELEIPKPDIHLGVGSGSHAVQTARIMEAFEKVLVADRPDWVVVVGDVNSTLACSVVAAKMSPPVRVAHVEAGLRSRDRSMPEEVNRVVTDALSDLLFTTSPDADVNLRHEGIERRRIHRVGNVMIDTLRRFLARADSSDVMRRLGIAAPFALLTLHRPSNVDDEAALRRIFTALETVAQDIPIVFPVHPRTVKMMRELGVGADGGSGSLRLIEPLGYLDFLHLQKRARLVLTDSGGIQEEASILGVPCLTLRENTERPITTTRGTNVLVGSDTRAIVTAARRILRARARRPRSIPLWDGRAAGRIAAVFARIARESS encoded by the coding sequence ATGAAGAAGCGCGCCCCTCTCCGTCTTCTCCTCGTCGCCGGGGCCCGCCCGAACTTCATGAAAGTCGCGCCGCTCCTGCGCGAGCTCCGGGCGCGTCCCGGGCTCTTCGAGGCCCGTCTGGTGCACACGGGGCAGCACTACGACGAGGCGATGTCGGACATCTTCTTCGAGGAGCTGGAGATCCCGAAGCCGGACATCCATCTCGGTGTCGGCTCCGGGAGCCACGCGGTGCAGACGGCGCGCATCATGGAGGCGTTCGAGAAGGTTCTGGTGGCCGACCGGCCCGACTGGGTGGTGGTCGTGGGGGACGTGAACTCGACCCTGGCCTGCTCGGTGGTGGCGGCGAAGATGTCGCCGCCGGTGCGCGTGGCGCATGTCGAGGCGGGGCTGCGCTCGCGCGACCGGTCGATGCCGGAGGAGGTCAACCGCGTCGTCACCGACGCCCTTTCGGACCTGCTGTTCACCACGAGCCCGGACGCCGACGTCAATCTGCGCCACGAGGGGATCGAGCGCCGCAGGATCCACCGCGTCGGCAACGTCATGATCGACACGCTGCGGCGCTTCCTGGCGCGGGCCGACTCGTCGGACGTGATGCGGCGGCTGGGGATCGCGGCGCCGTTCGCCCTCCTGACGCTGCACCGGCCGTCGAACGTGGACGACGAGGCTGCGCTGCGGCGCATCTTCACGGCGCTCGAGACGGTGGCGCAGGACATCCCGATCGTCTTCCCGGTGCACCCGCGCACCGTCAAGATGATGCGGGAGCTGGGTGTCGGCGCGGACGGCGGCTCCGGTAGTCTGCGGCTCATCGAGCCTCTGGGGTATCTCGACTTCCTGCATCTCCAGAAGCGTGCGCGTCTGGTCCTGACCGATTCGGGCGGCATTCAGGAAGAAGCCTCGATCCTCGGCGTGCCGTGCCTCACCCTCCGTGAAAATACCGAGCGGCCGATCACGACGACCCGCGGCACGAACGTGCTGGTGGGGAGCGACACGCGGGCGATCGTCACGGCGGCGCGGAGGATCCTGCGCGCACGGGCCCGGCGACCCCGGTCGATCCCGCTCTGGGACGGCCGTGCGGCGGGGCGCATCGCGGCGGTGTTCGCCCGTATCGCCCGCGAATCCAGTTGA
- a CDS encoding DegT/DnrJ/EryC1/StrS family aminotransferase codes for MGVLRKAQDEGKPAGRVPAIDLGATFTDLRQEILAAVERVLASGRYIGGPEVERLEREFAAFCDVPHAVAVSSGTDALRFALIAAGAGGGPRDEVITSPLTFIATTEAISQAGARTVFVDVDPESLTLDPGLVRKAITDRTAAIVPIHLYGQTADMGPILEMARPRALAVVEDACQAHGALYRGGAAGAGRSAGSLGDAGCFSFYPTKNLGGCGEGGMLTTARAEIAERARSLRDHGQSEKYIHAEEGYNGRLDALQAAILRVKLKRLSGWNARRRALAALYTERFKEMGLAGTALRLPVEKPWGTHVYHLYTVRVPIDARDRVRAELLEKEIETGIHYPIPLHLQACYASLGLREGSFPVAERAAREVLSLPLFPEMTDAQVERVCEALRVVLGRG; via the coding sequence ATGGGCGTTCTCCGCAAGGCGCAGGATGAAGGCAAGCCGGCCGGCCGTGTCCCCGCCATCGACCTAGGCGCGACATTCACCGATCTCAGGCAGGAGATCCTGGCGGCGGTCGAGCGCGTGCTCGCCTCCGGCCGTTACATCGGCGGCCCCGAGGTCGAGCGGCTCGAGAGAGAGTTCGCCGCCTTCTGCGATGTGCCGCACGCGGTCGCGGTGTCGAGCGGCACGGACGCCCTCCGCTTCGCGCTGATCGCCGCGGGCGCGGGCGGCGGCCCCCGCGACGAAGTCATCACGTCCCCCCTGACCTTCATCGCCACCACGGAGGCCATCTCCCAGGCCGGCGCCCGGACGGTGTTCGTGGATGTCGATCCCGAGTCGCTGACTCTTGACCCGGGGCTCGTGCGGAAGGCGATCACCGACCGCACCGCGGCGATCGTTCCGATCCACCTGTACGGTCAGACGGCCGACATGGGCCCTATCCTCGAGATGGCGCGGCCGCGCGCTCTGGCGGTCGTCGAAGACGCCTGCCAAGCGCACGGGGCGCTGTACCGGGGAGGCGCCGCCGGGGCGGGACGCTCCGCCGGGTCGCTGGGGGACGCGGGCTGCTTCTCCTTCTATCCGACGAAGAACCTGGGTGGCTGCGGCGAAGGGGGCATGCTCACGACCGCCCGCGCGGAGATAGCAGAGCGCGCGCGCAGTCTGAGGGATCACGGCCAGTCGGAGAAGTACATCCACGCCGAGGAGGGGTACAACGGGCGTCTGGACGCGCTGCAGGCGGCCATCCTGCGGGTCAAGCTGAAGCGGCTGTCCGGCTGGAACGCGCGGCGGCGGGCGCTCGCGGCGCTCTACACCGAGCGCTTCAAGGAGATGGGGCTCGCCGGGACGGCGCTCCGTCTTCCCGTCGAGAAGCCCTGGGGGACGCACGTCTATCATCTTTATACGGTGCGCGTCCCCATCGACGCCCGCGACCGGGTGCGCGCGGAGCTTCTCGAGAAGGAGATCGAGACCGGCATCCACTACCCGATCCCTTTGCACCTTCAAGCCTGCTACGCCTCGCTGGGCCTGCGCGAGGGGTCCTTCCCGGTCGCCGAGCGGGCGGCGCGCGAGGTGCTGTCGCTGCCGCTCTTCCCGGAGATGACCGACGCCCAGGTCGAGAGGGTGTGCGAGGCGCTGCGCGTCGTCCTGGGACGGGGATGA
- a CDS encoding bifunctional diguanylate cyclase/phosphodiesterase has protein sequence MTTRKASTRALVASLIAVLCGSALLRATTAREAETRRAQARTIGAAFGHRLETEFERLGAVSETLALVAHDRDCDALRPLFQRLIETSASIQGVWQARGGRTCAFVDQTRFPERDTRFWRSDGSVFRGEGATAVRGPFASSRGNTVVLVVHRTEATAEGPPVSTTLLVDLLQVLSASGLDLLGNAGYQFALRRSGEESDGGPPFLGAPSLSRSALDFELNLPGAAWRLAVAGSGGWYATGTLAAGLALVLAFGAAIGLSTYGLLRQPELLLREVELRKERLSRARLEIDHEATERGVAEQRLEQELTRDPLTGLYNRRSFAEQLRRALGDAGSRPGCPLAVLTLDLDGFTRFNNTLGHAFGDRFICHVADQLRLTLREEHAAARIGPDEFAVLILDCKSADIVGRFAGRLQSDLGTLFRSEGEETSMTASIGIAIGEGDGAGAGDLLRDAGIAMVQARDQGGARHVLFERKMHSLAIDEMRLEKELRSGIGKGELRSFYQPILNLDTSGIVGFEALIRWMHPQRALVSPAEFLPLAEKTGLIIDIDRWCMKDALGWLQAMHARFRSEPPLLMNVNLSGKELSQADLVDVVERILRETGVTPACVSLEVTESVMMEDPERAIGILTGLKKLGVKLSLDDFGTGYSSLGYLHKFPLDSVKIDRSFVWNMSASRKNLEIVRTVLRFAENLGMRVVAEGIETREQMQQLLDLGCRYGQGFLFSKPVEASQAERLLSTGFERQGPPGRVSSAAG, from the coding sequence ATGACGACTAGGAAAGCCTCGACCCGCGCGCTCGTGGCCTCCCTGATCGCCGTGCTCTGCGGATCGGCTCTTCTCCGGGCGACGACCGCGCGCGAGGCGGAGACCCGGCGCGCGCAGGCCCGGACCATCGGCGCCGCCTTCGGTCACCGCCTGGAGACCGAGTTCGAGCGGCTCGGCGCCGTGAGCGAGACGCTGGCGCTCGTGGCGCACGATCGCGACTGCGATGCGCTGCGTCCCCTCTTCCAGAGGCTGATCGAGACATCCGCCTCGATCCAGGGGGTCTGGCAGGCGCGTGGCGGGCGCACCTGCGCGTTCGTGGATCAGACGCGGTTTCCCGAGCGCGACACCCGGTTCTGGCGATCCGACGGCTCGGTCTTCCGGGGTGAGGGGGCGACGGCGGTGCGCGGCCCGTTCGCCTCTTCGCGCGGCAACACGGTCGTGCTGGTGGTGCACCGGACCGAGGCCACGGCCGAAGGCCCGCCGGTCTCGACCACCCTGCTGGTCGACCTCCTTCAGGTCCTGAGCGCGAGCGGGCTGGACCTGCTGGGGAACGCGGGGTACCAGTTCGCGCTCCGGCGATCGGGGGAGGAGTCCGACGGCGGGCCCCCCTTCCTCGGGGCCCCCAGCCTGTCCCGGAGCGCCCTCGATTTCGAGCTGAACCTTCCGGGCGCCGCCTGGCGGCTGGCCGTCGCCGGCTCGGGAGGATGGTACGCGACCGGGACCCTCGCCGCGGGCCTGGCGCTGGTTCTCGCCTTCGGCGCCGCGATAGGCCTGTCGACCTACGGCCTGCTCCGTCAGCCGGAGCTGCTCCTAAGAGAGGTCGAGCTCCGCAAGGAACGGCTGTCGCGGGCGCGCCTCGAGATCGACCATGAGGCGACCGAGAGGGGTGTGGCGGAGCAACGGCTGGAGCAGGAGCTGACGCGGGATCCGCTCACGGGGCTCTACAATCGCCGCTCGTTCGCGGAGCAGCTGCGGCGCGCCCTGGGGGACGCGGGGTCGCGCCCCGGGTGTCCCCTGGCCGTCCTGACCCTCGACCTCGACGGGTTCACACGCTTCAACAACACCCTCGGGCACGCCTTCGGAGATCGCTTCATCTGTCACGTCGCCGACCAATTGCGATTGACCCTGCGCGAGGAGCACGCCGCCGCCCGGATAGGCCCCGACGAATTTGCCGTCCTGATCCTCGATTGCAAGAGCGCCGACATCGTCGGGCGCTTCGCCGGCCGGCTGCAGAGCGACCTGGGCACGCTGTTCCGGTCCGAGGGGGAGGAGACCTCGATGACCGCCAGCATCGGCATCGCGATCGGCGAGGGGGATGGCGCAGGCGCGGGGGATCTCCTGCGCGACGCCGGCATCGCGATGGTCCAGGCCCGCGACCAGGGAGGGGCCCGCCACGTGCTGTTCGAGCGCAAGATGCACTCGCTGGCGATCGACGAGATGCGTCTGGAGAAGGAGCTCCGCTCCGGCATCGGCAAGGGGGAGCTGCGGAGCTTCTATCAGCCGATCCTGAACCTCGACACCTCCGGTATCGTCGGCTTCGAGGCCCTGATTCGCTGGATGCACCCGCAGCGCGCCCTGGTCTCCCCCGCGGAATTCCTCCCCCTGGCGGAGAAGACGGGATTGATCATCGACATCGACCGCTGGTGCATGAAGGACGCCCTGGGCTGGCTCCAGGCCATGCACGCTCGCTTCCGCTCCGAGCCGCCGCTCCTGATGAACGTCAACCTGTCCGGCAAGGAGCTCAGCCAGGCGGACCTCGTCGATGTGGTCGAGCGCATCCTGCGCGAGACGGGTGTCACCCCCGCCTGCGTGAGCCTGGAGGTCACGGAGAGCGTCATGATGGAGGATCCCGAGCGGGCCATCGGCATTCTGACCGGCCTGAAGAAGCTCGGCGTCAAGCTGTCCCTGGACGACTTCGGGACCGGGTACTCCTCCCTGGGTTATCTGCACAAGTTCCCGCTGGATTCCGTCAAGATCGACCGCTCCTTCGTGTGGAACATGTCCGCCAGCCGGAAGAATCTCGAGATCGTCCGGACGGTGCTCCGCTTCGCCGAGAACCTCGGCATGCGGGTGGTGGCGGAGGGGATCGAGACCAGGGAGCAGATGCAGCAGCTGCTCGATCTCGGCTGCCGCTACGGACAGGGGTTCCTGTTCTCGAAGCCCGTGGAGGCGTCGCAGGCGGAGCGCCTCTTGAGCACCGGCTTCGAGCGCCAGGGACCACCCGGGCGGGTTTCGTCGGCCGCGGGGTGA
- a CDS encoding right-handed parallel beta-helix repeat-containing protein, which yields MRLDGRNVAALALLLVVGFVGMSAQWLTDAGEPGPALATSRLILVTNGDDVGVGSLRQAIFDSNLANGRARIQFQTRSITVRTPLPPLVNPAGVVIDGGKNTEIRADLSKDGPLFDVVSPHVSFSGLKLVHVGGAAILIRGGAVAVTNVEISGCGIGIQIGDQVRELIVDGSRFEGNGTGIQIASGGTVTVQKSSFARQLSAGIWAVGPADAGPGEPRLIVRDNEFVENRIGAGIINVGALLSNNGFTKSRETAVFVSGRGAVIQHNRIGSGAIGVQAEDTHGLSLVDNEIDHNASMGVLLRSSSSAMVRANRVHSNGYGIAIILGAVGNPNLIVDNVLMGQTVDGLFIVGSSPSLRNNRVMSSSAAGVRVLTYVFPQGRQVAANPSLENNTLQGNLQDGPVLGEYRVAPAKSPGP from the coding sequence ATGAGACTCGACGGTCGGAACGTTGCCGCACTCGCTCTGCTTCTGGTCGTCGGTTTCGTCGGGATGTCCGCGCAATGGCTGACGGATGCCGGCGAGCCCGGACCCGCTCTCGCGACCTCGCGCCTGATCCTCGTGACCAACGGCGACGACGTCGGAGTCGGCAGTCTGCGCCAGGCGATCTTCGATTCGAATCTGGCGAACGGGCGCGCGCGCATCCAGTTCCAGACACGCAGCATCACCGTCCGGACCCCTCTGCCGCCCCTCGTGAATCCCGCCGGGGTCGTGATCGACGGCGGGAAGAACACGGAAATCCGGGCCGATCTGTCGAAGGATGGCCCGCTGTTCGACGTGGTCAGCCCCCATGTGTCGTTCTCCGGCCTGAAGCTGGTCCACGTGGGCGGAGCCGCGATCCTGATCCGCGGCGGCGCGGTCGCCGTCACCAACGTCGAGATCTCCGGTTGTGGCATCGGCATCCAGATCGGCGATCAGGTCCGGGAGCTGATCGTGGACGGCTCGCGGTTCGAGGGGAACGGGACCGGCATCCAGATCGCCTCGGGGGGCACGGTCACGGTGCAGAAGAGCTCCTTCGCGCGCCAGCTCTCGGCCGGGATCTGGGCGGTGGGGCCGGCGGACGCCGGCCCGGGGGAGCCGCGCCTCATCGTGCGCGACAACGAGTTCGTCGAGAACCGGATCGGGGCGGGCATCATCAACGTCGGCGCGCTGTTGTCCAACAACGGCTTCACGAAGTCGCGCGAGACGGCGGTGTTCGTGAGCGGCCGCGGGGCCGTGATCCAGCACAATCGGATAGGGTCCGGGGCCATCGGCGTGCAGGCGGAGGACACGCACGGATTGTCGCTCGTCGACAACGAGATCGACCACAACGCCAGCATGGGCGTGCTGCTGCGCTCGTCGTCGAGCGCGATGGTACGCGCCAATCGCGTGCACTCGAACGGCTACGGCATCGCCATCATTCTGGGAGCCGTGGGCAACCCCAATCTCATCGTGGACAACGTCCTGATGGGCCAGACGGTCGATGGCCTGTTCATCGTCGGCAGCTCTCCCAGCCTCCGGAACAACCGGGTGATGAGCAGCAGCGCGGCCGGAGTGCGTGTCCTGACGTACGTTTTCCCGCAGGGCCGGCAGGTCGCCGCCAACCCTTCCCTGGAGAACAACACGCTGCAGGGCAATCTGCAGGACGGCCCGGTGCTCGGCGAATACCGCGTCGCTCCGGCCAAGAGTCCCGGGCCGTGA
- a CDS encoding class I SAM-dependent methyltransferase — protein sequence MSSLPVASLAEYWENRARSFAGAGRGLAAVCSFGMPAFYNSLIHHSQRLALLPWLDMPEGSTVLDAGCGVGRWSRLMAARGALVSGVDLSPVMIGEAARRARREGVADRCRFRVGDLAALRLDRTFDRIVAVTVLQHILDEAAAGEAIRRLAEHLAPAGRMVVLEAAPAREVRDYDHAAFRARTSGTYLSLFSRAGLACLHMTGVDPARFKLPAVVLYQRLPRLLGWPLLALASAAAAPIDWIAGRRLVARSWHKLFVLAHAQEGAP from the coding sequence ATGAGCAGCCTGCCGGTCGCTTCGCTCGCGGAGTACTGGGAGAACCGGGCGCGCAGCTTCGCGGGGGCCGGCCGGGGACTCGCGGCCGTCTGCTCCTTCGGGATGCCGGCATTCTACAACTCGCTGATCCACCACAGTCAGCGTCTGGCGCTGCTCCCCTGGCTCGATATGCCGGAAGGGAGCACCGTCCTCGATGCGGGCTGTGGAGTGGGTCGGTGGAGCCGCCTGATGGCGGCGCGCGGGGCCCTGGTGAGCGGCGTCGATCTGTCTCCGGTCATGATCGGCGAGGCCGCGCGGCGGGCCCGGCGTGAAGGAGTCGCCGACCGCTGTCGCTTCAGGGTCGGCGACCTGGCCGCGCTGCGGCTCGATCGGACCTTCGATCGGATCGTGGCAGTGACCGTCCTGCAGCACATCCTCGATGAGGCGGCCGCCGGCGAGGCGATTCGCCGCCTGGCGGAGCACCTGGCACCGGCCGGCCGGATGGTCGTCCTGGAGGCCGCGCCGGCGCGCGAGGTGCGCGATTACGACCACGCCGCCTTCAGGGCGCGTACGTCGGGGACCTACCTGTCCTTGTTCTCGCGAGCCGGGCTGGCCTGTCTTCACATGACCGGCGTCGACCCGGCCCGCTTCAAGCTGCCGGCCGTCGTCCTGTACCAGCGGCTGCCCCGGCTTCTCGGCTGGCCGCTGCTCGCACTGGCGTCGGCGGCGGCGGCTCCGATCGATTGGATAGCCGGACGACGGCTCGTCGCCCGGTCCTGGCACAAGCTCTTCGTGCTGGCCCACGCGCAGGAGGGTGCCCCATGA
- a CDS encoding glycosyltransferase, translated as MTSLPEVLRRRVVLGSGCAALVLAIVWVTSFAGPLYAGVYFLANFMLFADLFDLIVRRVLLRVHTGRPRGGACPTSVPVGIGRFTDAQVALHLKGYAFLLAVHDMADQVEDFIEAMLPFKDRVWIIDDASTDSTAQVLLRAGFRCVRGAQNQKKPGAIRQLLRQVDPAVRTVIVMDPDCRLADDVLMLGGLERRIFEFQRSGMAALTPRIRIVEAGLLPTLQALEYGLTFSVLRKSLGDHCVTSGLSIYRRDALESVLDKHDLTVYAEDFENAIILLSGKERIYYDERLVFETVPKRTWRDLFSQRVGWYFGLLHVYATQLPRIRSFWRRDASTTYHFLVYAAGLSIALHPIRLLMLLTLLLSTLNGVDVLFGLDLVPDTPMTDPSHFVIAYVQYTLLMTVLLLTAIKRPERARLGPAVPLFFFYALALVVPTTVGYLNWLSLRLRGRRVYDDHYDHPGSTHSVLSSP; from the coding sequence GTGACGTCCCTGCCCGAAGTCCTGCGGCGGCGTGTCGTGCTGGGGTCCGGATGCGCGGCGCTCGTGCTGGCGATCGTCTGGGTCACTTCGTTCGCGGGGCCGCTCTATGCCGGCGTGTACTTTCTGGCCAACTTCATGCTGTTCGCCGATCTGTTCGATCTGATCGTGCGCCGCGTCCTGCTCCGCGTGCACACGGGACGGCCCCGCGGCGGTGCCTGCCCGACATCCGTGCCGGTCGGCATCGGCAGGTTCACCGATGCCCAGGTCGCACTTCACCTGAAAGGGTATGCGTTCCTGCTGGCCGTCCACGACATGGCCGACCAGGTGGAGGACTTCATCGAGGCGATGCTGCCGTTCAAGGACCGGGTCTGGATCATCGACGACGCCTCGACCGATTCGACGGCGCAGGTCCTGCTGCGCGCCGGGTTTCGCTGCGTGCGGGGCGCGCAGAACCAGAAGAAGCCGGGGGCCATCCGCCAGCTGCTGCGCCAGGTCGATCCGGCGGTGCGGACGGTCATCGTGATGGATCCCGACTGTCGCCTGGCGGACGACGTCCTCATGCTCGGCGGCCTGGAGCGCCGGATCTTCGAGTTCCAGCGCAGCGGCATGGCGGCGCTGACGCCGCGCATCCGCATCGTCGAGGCGGGGCTGCTGCCGACTCTGCAGGCCCTGGAGTACGGCCTGACGTTCTCCGTGCTGCGCAAGAGTCTGGGGGATCACTGCGTCACCTCCGGTCTGTCGATCTATCGGCGGGACGCCCTCGAGTCGGTGCTCGACAAGCACGATCTCACCGTTTACGCGGAGGACTTCGAGAACGCGATCATCCTTCTCTCCGGGAAGGAGCGCATCTACTACGACGAAAGGCTGGTCTTCGAGACGGTTCCCAAACGGACCTGGAGAGACCTGTTCTCGCAGCGCGTCGGCTGGTATTTCGGCCTGCTGCACGTCTACGCGACGCAGCTGCCGCGCATCCGATCGTTCTGGCGCCGTGACGCGTCGACGACCTACCACTTCCTGGTCTACGCCGCCGGTCTCTCCATCGCGCTTCACCCGATCCGCCTGCTCATGCTGCTCACGCTGCTGCTCAGCACGTTGAACGGCGTCGATGTCCTCTTCGGGCTCGATCTGGTCCCGGACACTCCGATGACCGATCCGTCCCATTTCGTGATCGCGTACGTGCAGTACACCCTGCTGATGACGGTCCTGCTCCTGACCGCGATCAAGCGCCCGGAGCGGGCCCGCCTCGGTCCGGCGGTGCCGCTGTTCTTCTTCTACGCGCTGGCTCTCGTCGTCCCGACCACCGTGGGGTACCTGAACTGGCTGAGCCTGCGCCTGCGCGGGCGGCGGGTGTACGACGATCATTACGACCACCCCGGCTCCACGCACTCGGTGCTGTCGAGCCCATGA